In one window of Schistosoma haematobium chromosome 5, whole genome shotgun sequence DNA:
- a CDS encoding hypothetical protein (EggNog:ENOG410VD12~COG:S), giving the protein FAGVSLNDMIYQGLDTTTELVYIFLRFRKESVAITADVEEMFMQVKVPESDRGTLGFLWWQEGDLSREPPEFQTTSHPFGATSSPFCANFVLNKTAQIFSDGYDGYVVDAVKNNFYLDDCLISIPTCDQAKSFVKQISELLCRGGIQKMTDLESWFKCPTLLHGEFYITITERPEPTPDDIGFRKTAVVNLSSIKYNMLPILSYYSEWLKLVRAVTWFRRFIEFLMLLRLPICEASVHLGCLKVKEFDITKRKILLMVQREVYGELLSEFENSSKVVGHDDLKGLSPIMLDGLLCVTGRLSYSDFSDAFKHPVI; this is encoded by the coding sequence TTTGCAGGCGTTTctctaaatgatatgatttatcaaggacTCGACACAACTACTGAGTTAGTGTATATATTTTTGCGTTTTCGCAAAGAATCAGTCGCAATCACTgcggatgttgaagaaatgttcatgcaagtgaaagtccctgagtctgatcgaggaacTTTaggatttctgtggtggcaggagggagactTGTCGAGGGAACCACCCGAGTTTCAAACgacatctcatccatttggtGCCACATCGTCGCCGTTTTGCGCGAACTTTGtcttgaataagacggcccaaatattctctgacggttatgatggttatgtcgtagatgctgtcaaaaataatttctatcttgatgattgcttgatatccattcccacttgtgatcaagcaaagagtttcgttaagcagataagtgaattattatgtagaggaggtatacaaaaaatgactgatcttgaatcttggttcaaatgtcctactttattgcatggcgaattttatataacaatcactgaacgtccggaacctactcctgacgatattggGTTTAGAAAAAccgctgtggttaacttgagtagtataaagtacaacatgttacctattctctcttattattccgagtggttgaaattagtcagagctgtaacgtggtttagaaggttcatcgaattcctgatgTTACTTCGTTTACCGATTTGTGAAgcatccgttcatctaggatgtttaaaggtcaaagagttTGACATCACTaagcgtaagattttattgatggttcagagagaagtgtatggagaattacttagtgaatttgaaaacagcagtaaagtagtaggtcatgatgatctgaaaggtttatcaccgataatgcttgatgggttactatGTGTTACAGGTCGGCTAAGCTACTCGGACTTCTCAGatgcttttaaacatccagtaatttaa